In Streptomyces sclerotialus, one genomic interval encodes:
- a CDS encoding acetyl/propionyl/methylcrotonyl-CoA carboxylase subunit alpha — protein MRKVLIANRGEIAVRVARACQDAGIGSVAVYADPDRDALHVRAADEAYALGGDTPATSYLDIAKVLQAAADSGADAVHPGYGFLSENAEFAQAVLDAGLIWIGPPPQAIRDLGDKVAARHIAQRAGAPLVAGTKDPVSGAEEVVAFAEEHGLPIAIKAAFGGGGRGLKVARTLEEVPELYDSAVREAVAAFGRGECFVERYLDRPRHVETQCLADKHGNVVVVSTRDCSLQRRHQKLVEEAPAPFLTAEQNAELYRASKAILKEAGYEGAGTCEFLVGQDGTISFLEVNTRLQVEHPVTEEVTGLDLVREMFRIADGEELGYDDPPVRGHSFEFRINGEDPGRNFLPAPGTVTKFEAPAGPGVRLDAGVESGSVIGPAWDSLLAKLIVTGATRQQALQRAARALNEFTVEGMATALPFHRTVVKDPAFAPELTGSTDPFQVHTRWIETEFVNDIKPFAAPGADEAEEESGRETVVVEVGGKRLEVSLPSSLGMSLARTGLAAGAKPKRKAAKKSGSAASGDTLASPMQGTIVKVAVEEGQEVKEGDLVVVLEAMKMEQPLNAHRSGTVKGLTAEVGASLTSGAVICEIKK, from the coding sequence GTGCGCAAGGTGCTCATCGCCAACCGTGGCGAAATCGCTGTCCGCGTCGCCCGTGCATGCCAGGACGCCGGGATCGGGAGCGTAGCCGTCTACGCCGACCCGGACCGGGACGCTCTGCACGTCCGCGCGGCGGATGAGGCATACGCCCTGGGCGGTGACACTCCTGCCACCAGCTACCTGGACATCGCCAAGGTCCTGCAGGCCGCGGCCGATTCCGGCGCGGACGCCGTCCACCCCGGCTACGGCTTCCTCTCCGAGAACGCCGAGTTCGCCCAGGCGGTGCTGGACGCGGGACTGATCTGGATCGGCCCGCCGCCGCAGGCCATCCGCGACCTGGGCGACAAGGTCGCCGCCCGGCACATCGCCCAGCGCGCCGGCGCCCCGCTGGTGGCCGGCACCAAGGACCCGGTCTCCGGCGCCGAGGAGGTCGTGGCCTTCGCCGAGGAACACGGCCTGCCCATCGCCATCAAGGCCGCCTTCGGCGGCGGCGGCCGCGGCCTGAAGGTCGCCCGCACCCTGGAGGAGGTCCCCGAGCTGTACGACTCCGCCGTCCGCGAGGCGGTGGCCGCCTTCGGCCGCGGGGAGTGCTTCGTGGAGCGCTACCTGGACCGCCCGCGGCATGTGGAGACCCAGTGCCTGGCCGACAAGCACGGCAACGTGGTCGTGGTCTCCACCCGCGACTGCTCCCTGCAGCGCCGCCACCAGAAGCTGGTGGAGGAGGCCCCCGCGCCGTTCCTGACCGCCGAGCAGAACGCCGAGCTCTACCGCGCCTCCAAGGCGATCCTGAAGGAGGCCGGCTACGAGGGCGCCGGCACCTGTGAGTTCCTGGTCGGCCAGGACGGCACCATCTCCTTCCTGGAGGTCAACACCCGCCTGCAGGTCGAGCACCCGGTCACCGAGGAGGTCACCGGGCTGGACCTGGTGCGGGAGATGTTCCGCATCGCCGACGGCGAGGAACTGGGCTACGACGACCCGCCGGTGCGCGGCCACTCCTTCGAATTCCGCATCAACGGCGAGGACCCGGGCCGCAACTTCCTGCCCGCCCCCGGCACGGTGACGAAGTTCGAGGCCCCGGCCGGCCCGGGCGTCCGCCTGGACGCCGGCGTGGAGTCCGGCAGCGTGATCGGCCCGGCCTGGGACTCCCTGCTGGCCAAGCTCATCGTCACCGGCGCCACCCGGCAGCAGGCGCTGCAGCGTGCCGCCCGCGCGCTGAACGAGTTCACCGTCGAGGGCATGGCCACCGCCCTCCCCTTCCACCGCACGGTGGTCAAGGACCCGGCCTTCGCGCCGGAGCTGACCGGCTCCACCGACCCGTTCCAGGTCCACACCCGCTGGATCGAGACCGAGTTCGTCAACGACATCAAGCCGTTCGCGGCGCCGGGCGCGGACGAGGCCGAGGAAGAGAGCGGCCGCGAGACCGTCGTCGTCGAGGTCGGCGGCAAGCGCCTGGAGGTCTCCCTGCCCTCCTCGCTCGGCATGTCGCTGGCCCGTACCGGCCTCGCCGCCGGCGCCAAGCCCAAGCGCAAGGCCGCCAAGAAGTCCGGCTCCGCCGCCTCCGGCGACACCCTCGCCTCCCCCATGCAGGGCACCATCGTCAAGGTCGCGGTGGAGGAGGGCCAGGAGGTCAAGGAGGGCGACCTGGTCGTCGTCCTGGAGGCCATGAAGATGGAGCAGCCGCTGAACGCGCACCGCTCCGGCACCGTCAAGGGGCTGACCGCCGAGGTCGGCGCCTCCCTCACCTCCGGCGCCGTGATCTGCGAGATCAAGAAATGA